In a single window of the uncultured Pseudodesulfovibrio sp. genome:
- a CDS encoding helix-turn-helix transcriptional regulator, with protein MSNGFEAFFKRLCSETEIKNQSQLARELDVGRAAVSLAKRKDSVPARWILDLSARFGLNPLWLEQGKGFPRPEAALAAAAEDGACYEEIPKVRARLCAGGGSFETEGQVEGYYSFRSDWLTHRGNPANMVLMEVIGNSMEPEIKEGDMVLIDQSRTDVLSGGIYAVGVEDTVMVKRVERLPGTLVLRSDNVDYSPIHLSGDELDNVRVIGQILWASREYR; from the coding sequence ATGAGCAACGGATTTGAAGCGTTTTTCAAGCGACTCTGTTCGGAAACAGAGATCAAAAACCAGTCCCAACTGGCCCGGGAGTTGGACGTGGGGCGGGCCGCGGTGTCTTTGGCCAAGCGCAAGGACTCTGTGCCCGCCCGCTGGATTCTGGACCTGTCCGCCCGGTTCGGTCTGAACCCCCTGTGGCTGGAGCAGGGCAAGGGCTTTCCACGGCCCGAGGCCGCCTTGGCCGCAGCAGCCGAGGACGGTGCCTGCTATGAGGAGATACCCAAGGTACGCGCAAGACTGTGCGCTGGGGGCGGTTCGTTCGAGACCGAAGGCCAGGTGGAAGGGTATTACTCCTTCCGCTCCGATTGGCTGACCCACCGGGGCAATCCTGCGAATATGGTCCTCATGGAGGTCATCGGCAACTCCATGGAGCCGGAGATCAAGGAAGGGGACATGGTCCTTATCGACCAATCGCGCACGGACGTCCTGTCCGGCGGCATCTACGCCGTGGGCGTGGAAGATACGGTCATGGTCAAGCGCGTGGAGCGCCTCCCCGGCACCCTGGTGCTGCGCAGCGACAACGTGGACTATTCCCCCATTCATCTGTCCGGCGACGAGCTCGACAACGTGCGTGTCATCGGGCAGATCTTGTGGGCTTCAAGGGAATACCGCTAA
- the lpxK gene encoding tetraacyldisaccharide 4'-kinase, translated as MSETVTHLQRALYPLLRPFSWVYGGLMRVRAGLYRRGLLPRWEAPALTVSVGNIGWGGTGKTPVADWLLGWAESKSIPVALLTRGYRAKPKHLPYEVKPGALAEEAGDEPLMLARAHQNALVMVDPVRSRAGRLAVQKAHPELIILDDGFQHMAVKRHVNLVLLRPEDLREGWNRVIPAGSWREPEAALRRADAFMIKVGPKGFALLKPRIQERLSRYGKPVFSFRLAPTGLRSVIGGETIRDFEGAPYLLATGVGDPAQVRATAEAYFGYPPKKHRVFRDHHTYSKQDALDLAQEAARLGCAAVLCTPKDAVKLGSMCTEVFWQFDLSLEFGPSTLGKNSKFSTWWDRRYDSFRLRREDRIEHEADYKARH; from the coding sequence ATGTCCGAGACCGTGACCCATCTGCAACGCGCCCTGTATCCGCTGCTTCGCCCGTTTTCCTGGGTGTACGGCGGACTTATGCGGGTCCGCGCCGGTCTGTATCGCCGGGGGCTGCTGCCCCGCTGGGAGGCCCCGGCGCTGACCGTGTCCGTGGGCAATATCGGTTGGGGCGGCACGGGCAAGACCCCGGTGGCCGACTGGCTGCTTGGCTGGGCCGAGTCCAAGTCCATTCCGGTGGCGTTGCTGACGCGCGGCTACCGGGCCAAGCCCAAACATCTGCCCTATGAAGTCAAGCCGGGCGCGTTGGCCGAGGAGGCCGGGGACGAGCCGCTGATGCTCGCCCGCGCCCATCAGAATGCCCTGGTCATGGTGGACCCGGTCCGTTCCAGGGCCGGGCGGCTGGCCGTGCAGAAGGCGCATCCCGAGCTGATCATTCTGGACGACGGATTTCAGCACATGGCGGTCAAGCGCCATGTGAATCTGGTCCTGCTCCGGCCCGAGGATTTGCGCGAAGGGTGGAACCGGGTCATCCCGGCAGGCTCCTGGCGCGAGCCGGAGGCCGCGTTGCGGCGGGCCGACGCCTTCATGATAAAGGTCGGACCCAAGGGGTTCGCTTTGCTCAAGCCGCGGATTCAGGAACGGCTGTCACGTTACGGCAAGCCGGTGTTCAGCTTCCGGCTGGCTCCCACCGGGTTGCGCAGCGTTATCGGCGGCGAGACGATCCGAGACTTCGAGGGCGCGCCTTATCTGCTGGCCACGGGCGTGGGCGATCCGGCACAGGTCCGGGCCACGGCCGAGGCGTATTTCGGGTATCCGCCCAAGAAGCACCGTGTCTTCCGGGACCATCATACCTATTCCAAACAGGACGCGCTGGACCTGGCCCAGGAGGCCGCACGGCTGGGCTGCGCGGCGGTCCTGTGCACGCCCAAGGACGCGGTCAAGCTCGGCTCCATGTGCACCGAGGTGTTCTGGCAGTTTGACCTGAGCCTGGAGTTCGGGCCGTCCACCCTGGGCAAAAATTCGAAATTTTCCACCTGGTGGGACCGGCGCTACGATTCATTCAGGCTGCGCCGCGAAGACCGCATCGAACACGAGGCGGACTACAAGGCCCGGCACTAG
- a CDS encoding DUF4139 domain-containing protein gives MNRPFFYAAPLLAVVLFLLAPLADAHAAGSVLAVYNSGQAQVTESRVVTLPQGAAAVVFTDIPTTIDASSIRATAPDMTVEDIQYAYKPITAGNLLDAYLGKELSVILPDPSDANARILRKAKLLANADRPIFAMGKEVYVGSYEALLLPEMPKGLDAEPTLTLTTRSSVAGRKNVALSYLMGGLSWSADYNLTVTQSGKAADLDAWATVDNRSDHAFSGADLRLVAGDVQRAAAPKMLMRANAVMAEGMAMDSAPAPASEEAFSQYHVYDPGRYVSIPASGSKQVGLFSSANIPVKTELSSRFRSTPNQRAGKISQSVESALLITNTKENNLGKPMPAGIVRVFMPDSGGTKLLAGEAHIGHVAEGEDVRLVIGRSFDVNVERVQTSFQRIGKNAAEVGWRITVRNGSAESKDIKLMDAMSGQWTVLNADTPYMAKDAGTIEFDLKGVAPSAGKEGKVINYTVRFEY, from the coding sequence ATGAATCGGCCATTTTTTTACGCCGCCCCGCTGCTCGCCGTAGTGCTTTTTCTCCTTGCCCCTCTTGCCGACGCTCACGCCGCCGGTTCGGTTCTGGCCGTATATAATTCCGGCCAGGCCCAGGTGACCGAGTCCCGTGTTGTGACCCTGCCCCAGGGGGCCGCGGCCGTAGTCTTTACCGATATCCCGACGACCATCGACGCCTCGTCCATCCGGGCAACGGCCCCGGACATGACCGTCGAGGACATCCAGTATGCCTACAAGCCCATTACGGCCGGGAACCTTCTCGACGCCTATCTGGGCAAGGAACTGTCCGTGATCCTGCCCGATCCGTCTGATGCCAACGCGCGCATCCTGCGCAAGGCCAAGCTGCTCGCCAATGCGGACCGGCCCATATTCGCCATGGGCAAGGAGGTCTATGTCGGTTCCTACGAGGCCCTGCTGTTGCCCGAAATGCCCAAGGGGCTTGATGCCGAACCGACATTGACCCTGACCACGAGAAGCTCGGTTGCCGGGCGCAAGAATGTGGCCTTGAGTTACCTAATGGGGGGGCTGTCCTGGAGCGCCGACTACAATCTGACGGTGACCCAGTCCGGCAAGGCCGCCGACCTGGACGCGTGGGCCACCGTGGACAACCGGTCCGATCACGCCTTCTCCGGCGCGGACCTGCGACTGGTGGCCGGGGACGTGCAGCGCGCCGCAGCGCCCAAGATGCTCATGCGGGCCAATGCCGTGATGGCCGAGGGAATGGCCATGGATTCGGCTCCGGCCCCTGCCTCCGAGGAAGCCTTTTCCCAGTACCATGTCTATGATCCGGGCCGTTACGTCTCCATCCCGGCATCCGGTTCCAAGCAGGTTGGGCTGTTCTCGTCCGCGAACATTCCGGTCAAGACCGAATTGTCCAGCCGTTTCCGCAGCACGCCGAATCAGCGCGCGGGCAAGATCTCCCAGAGCGTGGAATCGGCCCTGTTGATCACCAACACCAAGGAAAACAACCTGGGCAAGCCCATGCCCGCAGGCATTGTCCGCGTGTTCATGCCCGATTCCGGTGGAACCAAGCTGCTGGCGGGCGAGGCCCACATCGGCCATGTCGCCGAGGGAGAGGACGTTCGCCTGGTTATCGGCCGGTCCTTTGACGTGAACGTGGAGCGCGTGCAGACGAGCTTCCAGCGTATAGGCAAAAATGCGGCCGAGGTCGGCTGGCGGATTACCGTGCGAAACGGCTCTGCCGAGTCCAAGGACATCAAACTGATGGACGCCATGTCCGGCCAGTGGACCGTGCTCAACGCGGACACCCCCTACATGGCAAAGGACGCCGGGACCATTGAATTTGATCTGAAGGGCGTGGCTCCCTCCGCAGGAAAGGAAGGGAAGGTGATCAATTACACCGTACGTTTCGAATATTAA
- a CDS encoding trehalose 6-phosphate synthase: MAGIDRVELKTLKDFYALMAASRNLRKRAVAAVLNGETLDPDIPASLANLLESLEAVPEEEGGKRLRLGGGRTIFLDMAYEMDETRKDLFYLEEGEDTFLEMLADFHPGFDEYVDSGKELLRTVDLDTLVTDRDGTVNNYCARYLTSIQSIYNAVFLTRFARTHVRKPVVLTSAPLDGLIEISVNPDGEFFYAASKGRECLDRDGRIRRLDISPEKQAAMDALNSRLSDLTGRPEYEKFTLIGSGLQFKFGQSTVARQDIGGSIDKTESEAFLATLEALVAELDPDERNFRIEDTGLDVEIILTVEAEGEGLKDFDKGDGVKFLDKELGLGLANGVGLICGDTGSDVPMLEAALSVSPQTRAIFVTRKQELAQRVTGLTGAALIVPEPDMLVTILGTL; encoded by the coding sequence ATGGCCGGTATCGATCGGGTTGAACTGAAGACATTGAAGGATTTCTACGCGCTCATGGCCGCTTCCCGGAATCTCCGGAAGCGCGCCGTGGCCGCGGTTCTGAACGGGGAAACCCTCGATCCGGACATCCCGGCCTCCCTGGCCAATCTGCTGGAATCGCTTGAGGCCGTGCCCGAGGAAGAGGGTGGCAAACGATTGCGACTGGGGGGCGGCCGGACCATCTTTCTGGATATGGCCTATGAGATGGACGAGACACGCAAGGATCTCTTCTATCTGGAGGAGGGTGAGGACACCTTCCTCGAGATGCTCGCCGACTTTCATCCGGGCTTCGACGAGTACGTGGACAGCGGCAAGGAGCTGTTACGCACGGTCGATCTGGACACCCTGGTCACGGATCGCGACGGTACGGTCAACAATTACTGCGCCCGATACCTGACCTCCATCCAGTCCATATACAATGCCGTCTTTCTGACCCGCTTCGCGCGCACCCATGTGCGCAAGCCGGTCGTTCTGACTTCCGCTCCCCTCGACGGCCTGATCGAGATATCGGTCAACCCGGACGGCGAGTTCTTCTATGCCGCGTCCAAGGGACGCGAATGCCTGGACCGTGACGGCAGGATCCGCCGGTTGGACATCTCCCCGGAAAAACAGGCGGCCATGGACGCTCTCAATTCGCGCCTGAGCGACCTTACCGGCCGCCCCGAATACGAAAAATTCACGCTCATAGGCTCAGGCCTACAGTTCAAATTCGGCCAGTCCACCGTGGCCCGACAGGACATCGGCGGTTCCATCGACAAGACCGAATCCGAGGCTTTCCTGGCAACGCTTGAAGCCCTTGTGGCCGAGCTGGACCCGGATGAGCGCAATTTCCGCATCGAGGATACCGGCCTGGACGTGGAAATCATCCTGACCGTGGAGGCCGAGGGCGAAGGGCTCAAGGATTTCGACAAGGGCGACGGCGTGAAGTTCCTGGACAAGGAACTCGGATTGGGCCTGGCCAACGGTGTCGGGCTGATCTGCGGCGACACCGGTTCGGACGTGCCCATGCTTGAGGCCGCATTGAGCGTGTCCCCGCAAACGCGCGCTATTTTCGTTACCCGCAAGCAGGAATTGGCCCAGCGGGTAACCGGGCTGACTGGCGCGGCGCTTATCGTGCCCGAGCCTGACATGCTCGTGACCATTCTGGGTACCCTGTGA
- a CDS encoding beta-phosphoglucomutase family hydrolase produces the protein MAAITLKGVVFDLDGVITRTAKVHAQAWEASFNEFLKHHADETNTPFEPFDRTSDYQNYVDGKPRFEGVLSFLKSRNIRLDPGTPEDEPGFDTVCAIGNKKNALFQEILKEQGPEVFDTSVALVKDLKRNGVLVALATSSRNGMLVLEMAGLTDLFDAFVDGMVSAELDLKGKPDPDIFVAAAEKMGITPGECVVVEDALSGVQAGCAGNFGLTLGVARNIGGEMLKRFGADMVVSDLGEITVDDLMEWFESGMATDEWYLTYHGFEPGDEKLRETLTCVGNGYLGSRGAYECECSSYYFYPGTYISGIFNKTPSDVEGREIWNNDLVNCPNWLPVSVKIGNGEFVSPLSMEILSYSHRLNMREGVMERHMVVRDAVGRINRISSRRVASMADPHLLALQFDFTPLNYSAKLTFRSSLDGNVSNEGVARYSSLNTHHLNRVGGGKDGQGIYLHVETSHSRYQIVMAAKTRMLEDGKPFEVRKKVVQDRSMVSEEICVQVRENHCYGLEKFVYVHTSLDREPGDLREMCLDGLKSVKTFKGVHGPHAKSWKGLWQKADIRVKGDRFVQRVLRLHVYHLLVTASPHNAGRDAGMPARGLSGEAYRGHIFWDEVYIQPFFDANFPDISKALLMYRYNRLDAAREYARENGYEGAMFPWQTADDGSEETQEVHYNPESKSWGPDLSRRQRHVSIAVFVNAWRYVSWTGDQTFLREHGAELMLDIARFWGNIATYDEGSGKYHIDGVMGPDEFHEKLPGATEPGVRDNAYTNIMVVWLLEKALFILEALPPKVKKQVAAHIGLTDQEIEKWRDMTTKLNVIVTDDGIISQFDGYMDLPELDWDSYRQRFYSIHRMDRILKAEGDSPDNYKVAKQADTLMTWYILEPDEVARILRKLGHEVPDPIKLLKDNYDFYEKRTSHGSTLSKVVHAVIAKYIYTSNVAWDWFMEAMDSDIHDTQGGTTVEGIHTGVMAGTLEVIKQDFAGLNLSSTPMKVDPDPPAHWGEMRLSFLWRSIWFDLVIEQDRVNMTAFHQGDKVVPVEIFGKTYELKPGKTVEARRPGE, from the coding sequence GTGGCAGCAATCACACTCAAGGGCGTCGTTTTCGATCTGGACGGCGTCATCACCCGGACAGCAAAGGTGCACGCCCAGGCGTGGGAAGCCTCTTTCAATGAATTCCTCAAACATCATGCCGATGAGACGAACACCCCGTTCGAGCCCTTTGACCGCACCAGCGACTACCAGAACTACGTGGACGGCAAGCCGCGTTTCGAGGGTGTCCTCAGTTTCCTCAAATCCCGGAACATCCGCCTCGACCCCGGTACCCCGGAAGACGAACCGGGTTTCGACACGGTTTGCGCCATCGGCAACAAGAAGAACGCGCTCTTTCAGGAAATCCTCAAGGAGCAGGGGCCCGAGGTCTTCGACACCTCCGTGGCCCTGGTCAAGGACCTCAAGCGAAACGGCGTGCTCGTGGCCCTGGCCACGTCCAGCCGCAACGGCATGCTTGTCCTGGAAATGGCCGGGCTGACCGATCTGTTCGACGCCTTTGTCGACGGTATGGTCTCGGCAGAGCTGGACCTCAAGGGAAAGCCCGATCCGGATATCTTCGTCGCCGCAGCGGAAAAGATGGGCATCACCCCGGGCGAATGCGTGGTGGTGGAGGACGCCCTGTCCGGCGTTCAGGCCGGTTGCGCGGGCAATTTCGGGCTGACGCTCGGCGTGGCCCGGAACATCGGCGGCGAGATGCTCAAACGGTTTGGCGCCGACATGGTCGTATCCGACCTGGGCGAAATTACCGTGGATGACCTCATGGAATGGTTCGAGTCGGGCATGGCCACCGACGAGTGGTACCTGACCTACCACGGCTTCGAGCCCGGCGACGAGAAGCTGCGCGAGACCCTGACCTGCGTGGGCAACGGCTATCTCGGCTCGCGCGGTGCCTACGAATGCGAGTGCTCCTCCTATTATTTCTATCCCGGCACCTACATTTCCGGCATTTTCAACAAGACTCCCAGCGATGTGGAGGGGCGCGAGATCTGGAACAACGATCTGGTCAACTGCCCCAACTGGCTGCCCGTATCCGTCAAGATCGGCAACGGTGAGTTCGTCTCGCCCCTATCCATGGAGATACTCAGTTATTCGCATCGGCTGAACATGCGCGAAGGCGTTATGGAGCGCCATATGGTGGTTCGTGACGCGGTGGGACGCATCAACCGCATCTCTTCGCGGCGGGTGGCGTCCATGGCCGATCCACACCTGCTGGCCCTGCAGTTCGACTTCACTCCGCTGAACTACTCGGCCAAGTTGACCTTCCGTTCCTCGCTGGACGGCAACGTCAGCAACGAGGGCGTGGCCCGCTACTCCAGCCTGAATACCCACCACCTGAACCGGGTGGGCGGTGGCAAGGACGGGCAAGGCATCTACCTGCACGTGGAGACCTCGCATTCGCGTTACCAGATCGTCATGGCCGCCAAGACCCGCATGCTCGAGGACGGCAAGCCCTTCGAAGTCCGCAAGAAAGTGGTTCAGGACCGGTCCATGGTGTCCGAGGAGATCTGTGTCCAGGTCCGTGAAAATCACTGCTATGGCCTGGAGAAATTCGTCTATGTGCACACCTCGCTCGACCGTGAACCGGGCGATCTACGCGAGATGTGTCTGGACGGCCTCAAGTCCGTGAAGACCTTCAAGGGTGTCCACGGTCCGCACGCAAAGTCCTGGAAGGGGCTGTGGCAGAAGGCCGACATCCGGGTCAAGGGCGACCGCTTTGTCCAGCGGGTTCTCCGGCTGCATGTTTACCACCTGCTGGTCACGGCCAGCCCGCACAACGCGGGCCGTGACGCGGGCATGCCCGCCCGGGGACTTTCCGGCGAGGCTTACCGGGGCCACATCTTCTGGGATGAGGTCTACATCCAGCCCTTCTTTGACGCCAACTTCCCGGACATCTCCAAGGCGCTGTTGATGTACCGCTACAACCGGCTCGACGCGGCCCGCGAATACGCCCGCGAAAACGGCTATGAGGGGGCCATGTTCCCCTGGCAGACCGCGGACGACGGCAGCGAGGAGACCCAGGAGGTTCACTACAATCCCGAATCCAAGTCCTGGGGCCCGGACCTGTCCCGCCGCCAGCGGCACGTATCCATCGCGGTCTTTGTCAACGCCTGGCGCTACGTGTCGTGGACCGGCGACCAGACGTTCCTGCGCGAGCACGGCGCGGAACTGATGCTCGACATAGCCCGGTTCTGGGGCAACATCGCCACCTACGATGAAGGCAGTGGAAAGTACCATATCGACGGTGTCATGGGGCCGGACGAGTTCCACGAGAAGCTGCCCGGCGCGACCGAACCCGGTGTGCGGGACAATGCCTACACCAATATCATGGTCGTATGGCTCCTTGAGAAAGCCCTGTTCATCCTCGAAGCCCTGCCGCCCAAGGTCAAAAAACAGGTCGCCGCGCACATCGGTCTGACGGATCAGGAGATCGAAAAGTGGCGTGACATGACCACGAAACTCAACGTGATCGTGACCGATGACGGCATCATCAGCCAATTCGACGGCTATATGGACCTGCCCGAGCTGGATTGGGATTCCTACCGCCAGCGGTTCTATTCCATCCACCGCATGGACCGCATCCTCAAGGCCGAGGGTGACTCGCCGGACAACTACAAGGTCGCCAAGCAGGCCGACACGTTGATGACCTGGTATATTCTCGAACCCGACGAGGTGGCCCGCATCCTGCGCAAGCTTGGCCATGAGGTCCCGGACCCGATCAAGCTGCTCAAGGACAACTACGACTTCTACGAGAAGCGGACCAGCCACGGCTCCACCTTGTCCAAAGTGGTTCACGCGGTCATTGCCAAGTACATCTATACGAGCAACGTTGCCTGGGATTGGTTCATGGAGGCCATGGATTCGGATATCCATGACACTCAGGGCGGGACCACCGTGGAAGGCATCCACACCGGCGTCATGGCCGGGACCCTGGAGGTCATCAAACAGGACTTCGCCGGGCTCAACCTGTCTTCCACGCCCATGAAGGTGGACCCGGATCCGCCTGCGCACTGGGGCGAGATGCGTCTGTCCTTCCTGTGGCGTTCCATCTGGTTCGACCTCGTCATCGAGCAGGACCGGGTGAACATGACCGCATTCCACCAGGGCGACAAGGTCGTGCCCGTGGAAATATTCGGCAAGACCTACGAACTCAAACCCGGCAAGACGGTCGAGGCCAGACGGCCCGGGGAGTAG
- a CDS encoding diguanylate cyclase: MKIIIIDDSKATATQLTEMLRGAGYNDVSDVDSLERALHSLQQSASGDSPVDLVLIDLDNHDTDGIAAILTLKSHREFEDIPIIAVAPNDGSDELDRAFAAGASDYIVKPVGRTELRARVRSALQLRREMLKRMLRERELERLARKLERMSNQDGLTGLANRRCFDDTLIREWVRNGREDNSLGLLMIDIDHFKAYNDALGHVDGDVCLRGVARAIRAATNRPGDLVARYGGEEFAIILPGTDFDGARVVAENIHANLAKSCIIHPKSKVACNVTVSIGVAATIPTCDTTPEHLIQAADRALYQAKHSGRNRTEAICIPDADQLQH, from the coding sequence ATGAAAATAATCATTATCGATGATTCCAAAGCCACTGCCACGCAGTTGACCGAGATGTTGCGCGGTGCGGGCTACAACGACGTGTCCGACGTCGATTCCCTGGAGCGGGCGCTGCATTCCCTGCAACAATCCGCGTCCGGAGACTCGCCTGTGGACCTGGTTCTCATCGATCTCGACAACCACGACACCGACGGCATCGCGGCTATCCTGACGCTCAAATCCCACCGCGAGTTCGAGGACATTCCGATCATCGCCGTGGCACCCAACGACGGCTCAGACGAACTGGACCGAGCCTTTGCGGCCGGAGCATCCGACTACATCGTCAAACCCGTTGGGCGTACCGAACTCAGGGCTCGAGTCCGGTCCGCTCTGCAGCTCCGTCGCGAGATGCTCAAGCGCATGTTGCGCGAACGCGAACTGGAACGGCTCGCCCGCAAGCTGGAGCGCATGTCTAACCAGGACGGATTGACCGGGCTGGCCAACCGCCGCTGCTTCGACGACACCCTCATCCGCGAATGGGTGCGCAACGGTCGCGAGGACAATTCCCTGGGTCTGCTGATGATCGACATAGACCATTTCAAGGCCTACAACGACGCGCTGGGGCACGTGGACGGCGATGTCTGCCTGCGAGGCGTGGCCCGAGCGATCCGCGCCGCCACCAATAGGCCCGGCGACCTCGTGGCCCGCTACGGCGGCGAGGAGTTCGCCATCATCCTGCCCGGCACCGATTTCGACGGTGCGCGCGTGGTGGCCGAAAACATACACGCCAACCTGGCCAAGAGCTGCATCATCCATCCCAAATCCAAGGTCGCATGCAACGTGACCGTATCCATCGGCGTGGCCGCCACCATACCGACCTGCGACACCACCCCCGAGCACCTCATCCAGGCCGCGGACCGCGCGCTTTACCAGGCCAAACATTCGGGACGCAACCGCACCGAAGCCATCTGCATACCCGACGCCGATCAGTTGCAGCACTAG
- the rnr gene encoding ribonuclease R, whose protein sequence is MAKNKRSQPRPSAPPLSAAALLKLFKEVKRPMSRAEVIRQLKLKKKDKALVKDLLKDLVQKGKLVRIRRGYGLAESMHCITGRLEIQRQGYGFVVPEDSRRKDVFVNQRDLHGAWHGDRVVVSVVGEPKAGRNAEGRIVRVLERGRKVLPVKVVKRMTGGEWLCRPSDPKLNFGIIATLKDESIEVKPGEIALCAPGDRIDPNMWEGEITKRLGVETDIAVQEALVKSNHNIRTRFPSGSMTQAEGLPTEPSQKDFSGRRNLTKKPFVTIDGATARDFDDAILVERLKKGYRLWVAIADVSHYVPEGSPLDREAFERGNSYYFPRSVEPMFPEKLSNGLCSLNPDVERLTMVACMDTAPDGHTVKTELFPAVIRSHARLTYSQVRDAIIEKQDEARKTIAPDLIEMLELAEELARKINALRVKRGSLDFDLPEPEIFFDVHGETEDIRPKQRNFANQLIEEFMIAANEAVAHFLVERELPCMFRIHPPADEEKLKNLFRLLSRTDKSVVMPKEITPKKLQMLVASMAGTDKEYIVNRMLLRSMKQAKYSPDNEGHFGLASVEYAHFTSPIRRYADLVVHRLVKAALVDGESGPMPVPGHKKLLNVANHLSGRERVAMDAEREILKRVTVLFMRDKVGQTFEAIISHITDFGFYVELKEVMAEGLVRLSTMDDDYYTYWPQREMLVGERTGQSFFLGQTVEVVLEEASVERLELNFSLRSVTAAAKDYKDLI, encoded by the coding sequence ATGGCTAAGAATAAACGCAGTCAACCCAGGCCCTCCGCGCCGCCGCTGTCGGCGGCCGCGCTGCTCAAGCTGTTCAAGGAAGTGAAGCGGCCCATGTCCCGGGCCGAGGTCATCCGCCAGCTCAAGCTCAAGAAGAAGGACAAGGCGCTGGTCAAGGACCTGCTCAAGGACCTGGTCCAGAAGGGTAAGCTGGTGCGCATTCGGCGCGGCTACGGCCTGGCCGAGTCCATGCACTGCATCACCGGACGGCTGGAGATCCAGCGCCAGGGGTACGGCTTCGTTGTCCCGGAAGACTCCCGGCGCAAGGACGTCTTCGTCAACCAGCGCGATCTTCACGGCGCCTGGCACGGCGACCGCGTGGTGGTTTCGGTGGTCGGCGAACCCAAGGCGGGACGCAACGCCGAAGGGCGCATCGTCCGTGTCCTGGAGCGCGGGCGCAAGGTCCTGCCGGTCAAGGTGGTCAAGCGGATGACCGGGGGCGAATGGCTCTGCCGTCCGTCGGACCCGAAACTGAATTTCGGGATTATCGCCACGCTCAAGGACGAATCCATCGAGGTCAAGCCGGGCGAGATCGCGCTGTGCGCGCCGGGCGACCGCATCGACCCGAACATGTGGGAAGGGGAGATCACCAAGCGGCTGGGCGTGGAGACCGACATCGCCGTGCAGGAGGCTCTGGTCAAATCCAACCACAATATCCGCACACGGTTCCCGTCCGGGTCCATGACCCAGGCCGAAGGGCTGCCCACAGAGCCCTCGCAGAAGGATTTTTCGGGCCGCCGCAACCTGACCAAGAAACCTTTCGTGACCATCGATGGGGCCACGGCCCGCGACTTCGACGACGCCATACTCGTCGAGCGCCTCAAGAAGGGGTACCGGCTGTGGGTGGCCATCGCCGATGTTTCCCACTATGTGCCCGAGGGCTCGCCTCTGGACCGCGAGGCGTTCGAGCGCGGCAATTCCTATTATTTCCCCCGGTCCGTGGAGCCCATGTTCCCGGAAAAACTGTCCAACGGGCTGTGTTCGCTGAACCCGGACGTTGAGCGGCTGACTATGGTGGCCTGTATGGACACAGCTCCGGACGGCCACACGGTGAAGACCGAGTTGTTCCCGGCGGTGATCCGCAGCCACGCCCGGTTGACGTACTCTCAGGTGCGCGACGCGATCATCGAGAAGCAGGACGAGGCCCGCAAGACCATAGCCCCGGACCTGATCGAGATGCTCGAACTGGCCGAGGAGCTGGCCCGCAAGATCAACGCCCTGCGCGTCAAGCGGGGGTCGCTCGACTTCGATCTGCCCGAGCCCGAGATATTCTTCGACGTACACGGCGAGACCGAGGACATCCGGCCCAAGCAGCGTAACTTCGCCAACCAGCTTATCGAGGAGTTCATGATCGCGGCCAACGAGGCCGTTGCCCATTTCCTGGTGGAGCGCGAGCTGCCCTGCATGTTCCGCATCCATCCCCCGGCTGACGAGGAAAAGCTCAAGAACCTGTTCCGGCTGCTTTCGCGGACGGATAAATCCGTGGTCATGCCCAAGGAGATCACTCCCAAGAAGCTCCAGATGCTGGTGGCTTCCATGGCGGGCACGGACAAGGAGTACATCGTCAACCGGATGCTGCTGCGTTCCATGAAACAGGCCAAGTATTCGCCGGACAATGAAGGCCATTTCGGCCTGGCGTCCGTTGAATACGCCCACTTTACCTCGCCCATCCGGCGCTATGCCGACCTGGTGGTTCACCGTCTGGTCAAGGCGGCCCTGGTCGATGGCGAGAGCGGCCCCATGCCGGTGCCCGGGCACAAGAAACTGCTCAACGTGGCCAACCATCTGTCCGGTCGAGAACGGGTGGCCATGGACGCCGAGCGCGAGATTCTCAAGCGCGTGACCGTCCTGTTCATGCGCGACAAGGTGGGGCAGACTTTCGAGGCGATCATCTCGCACATCACCGACTTCGGCTTCTACGTGGAGCTTAAGGAGGTCATGGCCGAGGGGCTGGTCCGGCTGTCCACCATGGACGACGACTATTACACCTACTGGCCGCAACGCGAGATGCTGGTCGGCGAGCGCACCGGTCAGTCCTTTTTCCTGGGCCAGACCGTGGAGGTGGTTCTGGAAGAGGCCAGCGTGGAGCGTCTGGAGCTGAACTTCAGCCTGCGTTCCGTGACCGCCGCTGCGAAGGACTACAAGGATTTGATCTAG